A region from the Dendropsophus ebraccatus isolate aDenEbr1 chromosome 1, aDenEbr1.pat, whole genome shotgun sequence genome encodes:
- the LOC138784846 gene encoding extracellular calcium-sensing receptor-like has translation MLHTLIFTIEEVNNDPFILSNITLGFQMYDTCNIPQYELQGALEFLTDSSIIFTNNQCQSRPSFPAAIGSYSSANSIILAHFLGIFRYPQVSPLSSVSLLSNRKIFPSFFRIAANDKFQSIGLANFVLSFGWTWVGLVASDNDYGLEGIYPIRQELIKAGACLAFTENIRLGQPDRNAPRIVRTIKESTARVVVVFALDFDFLPVVNELMKQNVTERIFVGNAGWARSIILSTSNYFQVLKGALGIATYGYVVPGLSLFLKNIRPRASTGPNWAKQYWEKLFSCTFPNGDNTVKTVKNCTGLEQLEEVIDSSTFSNSLRYTHHLYASVRTLAKALNDLKICKSGGGPFSNGTCANIWNFKPWQLTYYIRKVRMTLNTGKEIYFDENGDLPYIYRIVNWQMNPDGTVTQVNIGTFSTSEPFNKALIFNTSLIAWPTGGKQVPRSVCSESCTLGYRKAAIQGQPICCFECVPCLQGEITNHTVFIGYPERYKCLLRQVTFGLVFTLCVACILAKTIMVVLAFMATKPGSSLRRWTTVRISYMIISICCLSQFILCVTWLSIAPPFAQYNTNIRPEMIIVDCNEGSPIAFWTMLGYLFLLATISFIVAFLARRLPDSFNEAQYITFSMLAFLSVWISYIPASLSAQGRYTVAMEIFAILASSWALVICMFFPKCFFIVFRPEMNSKENIMRKNKESTKYVK, from the exons ATGCTTCACACCTTGATTTTCACCATTGAGGAGGTCAACAATGATCCCTTTATTTTGTCAAACATTACATTGGGATTCCAGATGTATGACACATGTAATATACCTCAGTATGAATTACAGGGAGCTTTAGAGTTCCTGACTGACTCTAGTATCATATTTACCAACAACCAGTGTCAGTCTAGACCGTCCTTCCCAGCTGCCATCGGGAGCTATAGTTCAGCCAACTCCATTATCTTGGCTCATTTTTTGGGAATCTTCAGATATCCCCAG gTCAGTCCATTGTCAAGTGTCTCTCTTCTGAGTAATAGGAAAATATTTCCATCCTTCTTCAGGATTGCTGCAAATGATAAATTCCAATCCATCGGACTGGCTAACTTTGTTCTGAGCTTTGGCTGGACTTGGGTCGGCCTTGTAGCAAGTGACAATGATTATGGTCTTGAAGGAATTTACCCAATCAGACAAGAGTTAATTAAGGCTGGAGCATGTTTGGCTTTTACTGAAAATATCCGTCTAGGTCAACCAGATCGCAATGCTCCTCGAATAGTGCGGACCATCAAAGAGTCCACAGCCAGGGTGGTTGTTGTGTTTGCTCTTGATTTTGATTTCCTTCCGGTTGTGAATGAGCTGATGAAGCAGAATGTCACAGAGCGAATATTTGTTGGTAATGCCGGTTGGGCCAGGTCGATAATACTGTCAACGAGTAATTATTTTCAGGTTTTAAAGGGCGCACTTGGCATTGCTACGTATGGTTATGTTGTACCAGGCTTAAGTCTGTTCCTGAAGAATATCCGTCCTCGTGCATCTACCGGACCAAACTGGGCGAAGCAATACTGGGAAAAACTTTTCAGCTGTACATTTCCTAATGGTGACAACACTGTGAAGACTGTAAAGAACTGCACTGGGTTGGAACAGCTAGAGGAAGTCATTGACAGTTCTACTTTCAGCAATAGCCTAAGATATACTCATCACTTGTATGCTTCTGTACGTACTTTGGCTAAAGCTTTAAATGATTTAAAAATCTGCAAGTCTGGAGGAGGACCATTTTCTAATGGGACCTGTGCGAATATCTGGAATTTCAAACCATGGCAG CTTACATATTATATTAGGAAGGTTAGGATGACTCTTAATACCGGGAAGGAGATCTACTTTGATGAGAACGGTGATTTACCTTATATCTATCGAATTGTCAACTGGCAAATGAATCCCGATGGGACTGTGACACAGGTTAACATCGGAACCTTTAGTACTTCGGAACCCTTCAATAAAGCCCTGATCTTCAACACAAGTCTGATCGCCTGGCCTACTGGAGGAAAACAG GTTCCACGTTCTGTCTGTAGCGAGAGCTGCACTCTGGGATATAGAAAGGCGGCTATTCAGGGACAACCCATCTGCTGCTTTGAGTGTGTTCCCTGTCTACAAGGAGAGATCACCAATCATACAG TGTTTATTGGTTACCCAGAACGCTACAAATGTCTCCTACGTCAGGTGACCTTTGGCCTGGTCTTCACTCTCTGTGTTGCTTGTATTTTGGCCAAGACGATTATGGTTGTTCTTGCATTTATGGCCACCAAACCAGGAAGCAGTCTGAGAAGATGGACGACAGTCAGAATCTCCTATATGATTATTTCTATCTGTTGTTTGTCACAATTCATCCTGTGTGTCACCTGGTTGTCCATCGCTCCACCATTTGCACAATATAACACCAACATTAGACCTGAAATGATCATTGTTGATTGCAATGAGGGGTCACCTATCGCCTTCTGGACCATGTTGGGTTATCTCTTTCTTCTGGCCACCATAAGTTTCATTGTTGCCTTCCTTGCTCGAAGACTTCCCGACAGCTTCAATGAAGCCCAGTATATTACATTCAGCATGCTGGCCTTCCTCAGTGTCTGGATATCCTATATCCCGGCCTCCCTCAGTGCTCAGGGCAGGTACACAGTGGCTATGGAGATCTTTGCCATCTTGGCCTCCAGTTGGGCTCTAGTCATCTGTATGTTCTTTCCAAAGTGTTTCTTTATAGTGTTCAGACCCGAGATGAATTCCAAGGAAAATATCATGAGGAAAAACAAAGAAAGCACTAAATATGTTAAATGA